Proteins encoded within one genomic window of Plasmodium cynomolgi strain B DNA, chromosome 11, whole genome shotgun sequence:
- a CDS encoding hypothetical protein (putative), giving the protein MNMYNEMNEGNSDYDRAVTMHSLDPFSSPTYQSNSTSADGFLDNTETSHMKGKNFCKRVGKNVNVNGINLGKGNINSGGGSVVGSVVGSGVGSGAGGHNNFGANKNAKGFRNRFTHFSKNSMKHGVGKQNLGWDDRGNVGTVGGDDREGEKDIDNNEGEQQGFSLYGRKNQLTQHNQQNMQSQYGPRSELYHPNDDVESAERRNMAAPNEGIYGDTYGGTHGDALGEGFYDDAQKRSNQGVSKAHFRNVYENRKLKNNKLCTNVDIDGEDNDVVNHLGGSRDLDEGDPFRESNSLPLSIPNDAEVKNVSNQNMATDKVHPSSNIHMNRNDKNNNATMNYANVGKKRKNVKFESNTFQKHKQKKNYYKSFNDSLKRYSNNSLKIVNTGIKKGNSSSFYGNREDEKTLLDMNLGVNTLGGQVQAHGNDSAAVEASNKSNSAPSGASPNSGAPNGGSPNSGAPISGAPNSAAASAGLNAPANADASTPAAGTKTAGRNNHLSNFYPSMKKKSFNNMTFSLNKYLNSYVNFDRIKNKKTNNEKVINKGSCAGAVAMGGRNDTDVCDSTLVNQGQNFADRKAANQNGDESFGSYRGGSSEFTQVGNPGGGNLSELNSLAKNLNLELLKNLRDTLQNEVSGSGGSKDSSKVRSSGPSYIECLSEVSEISDDDGGDESDKEKDNSTELGRDKNAFPKWTNNMTEMEEAAGMGGANGTSASPAANGGVALGYGSNQGPYGKSDLMQSLYSLYNNGRVGDAKPSVYGALTAGGSAKGEGINTFAHTGEISSNDNAYERGMNYTYGIETGQSHFNVNTDDGNSNSFDGNRKNLDAQKGVVYREYLRTGGAATPFGESNANPNVKEEISADKSGGKPFQDGAESSNNYHPYGDNHFVEETDGRAGKKGDPFGSTNNIDMNELGEENEEEDDETEPFAQMRNEDLFINSYMPYPPEKYSSMYELHEIKILSPHILKTKFHKEGKNSYHSSLKDGKLILLLDLDNTLLQATSFAKFNMELPLENFIDENGEPELYKFFLPYYNFFYYLKFRPYVRQFLQILSLYYELSIYTNATREYADVVIAILDPDRTLFADRIVARCSSADREENKNFSKIYPNVDSKYIIAFDDRKDVWTDIPHSHILKAEHYNFFELSKYDIISHFKEPTTCKKRFVDMDMHLHFMTKVLLKLHKHFFERPLEVDVGTLIENIMLSTLSNVGVYFTGFRKNSKNSQHVLSSDCEDRQKEIALELGAKIYTNYDMPGVTHIIAAKNCTDNLIKSKKANYNHIQKVHTLWLYHCRGTLQSGDSTYFDADELCKIYNNKPPLHPKKDHWFFGNKDEMRKQDDTSECIKIENPKSRIFLGTGEYTNDAVICSPLEQINIKWIEKEVKLRQIYDTPGAATSSSPVGTGGDGQQRDKGAMRERTPHSDMSPLGEHMDEDDNFAYENSNVEEEEGEEAEGEG; this is encoded by the exons ATGAATATGTACAATGAAATGAACGAAGGGAATAGCGACTACGATCGAGCAGTAACTATGCACAGCCTTGATCCATTTAGTAGTCCCACTTACCAATCAAACAGCACTAGTGCG GATGGCTTTCTCGATAACACGGAGACTAGCCATATGAAGggcaaaaatttttgcaaacgaGTTGGAAAAAACGTAAACGTGAATGGTATAAACCTTGGCAAAGGTAACATCAACAGTGGGGGAGGGAGCGTCGTAGGGAGCGTCGTAGGGAGCGGCGTAGGAAGCGGCGCAGGTGGCCACAATAACTTTGGTGCTAATAAGAACGCAAAGGGGTTTAGAAATCGATTCACTCATTTTAGCAAAAATTCCATGAAGCATGGCGTGGGTAAGCAAAACCTTGGGTGGGACGATAGGGGCAATGTCGGCACGGTTGGTGGAGACGATCGAGAAGGAGAGAAGGACATCGACAACAACGAGGGCGAGCAGCAAGGGTTCTCCCTCTACGGCCGCAAGAACCAGCTTACGCAGCACAATCAGCAAAATATGCAAAGCCAGTATGGCCCACGGAGTGAGCTTTACCACCCAAATGATGATGTAGAAAGTGCAGAGAGGAGGAACATGGCTGCTCCAAATGAAGGCATCTATGGCGATACGTACGGAGGTACACATGGGGACGCGTTGGGAGAAGGATTCTATGACGATGCTCAGAAAAGAAGTAACCAAGGGGTAAGTAAAGCCCATTTCAGAAATGTATATGAAAataggaaattaaaaaacaacaaattgTGTACTAACGTAGACATCGATGGTGAGGACAATGACGTGGTGAATCATTTGGGGGGTAGTAGGGACCTCGATGAGGGGGATCCCTTCAGGGAGAGTAACAGTCTACCGCTGAGCATACCCAACGATGcggaagtgaaaaatgtgaGCAACCAAAACATGGCAACAGATAAGGTACACCCAAGTAGCAACATACACATGAACAGAAAcgacaaaaataacaatgcCACCATGAACTATGCTAATgtcgggaaaaaaagaaaaaatgtgaaatttGAAAGCAACACGTTTCAAAAGCataagcagaaaaaaaattattataagtcCTTTAACGATTCTTTAAAGAGGTATAGCAATAACTCCCTAAAAATTGTCAACACGggtataaaaaaggggaacagttcttctttttatggCAATCGGGAGGATGAAAAGACGCTCCTGGATATGAACTTAGGGGTGAATACACTCGGTGGTCAGGTGCAGGCCCATGGGAATGATAGCGCTGCAGTGGAGGCCTCAAACAAAAGCAACAGTGCACCAAGTGGTGCCTCACCAAATAGTGGAGCACCAAATGGTGGCTCACCAAATAGTGGCGCACCTATTAGTGGCGCACCAAATAGCGCTGCAGCCAGCGCGGGACTAAACGCACCTGCTAACGCAGACGCGAGCACCCCCGCCGCGGGAACCAAGACGGCCGGCCGAAACAACCACCTCAGTAACTTCTACCCCagcatgaagaaaaaatcatttaacAACATGACCTTCTCGCTTAACAAGTATCTCAACTCTTATGTCAACTTTGACcgaattaaaaacaaaaaaacgaacaatgAAAAGGTGATAAACAAAGGAAGCTGCGCGGGTGCAGTGGCGATGGGAGGTAGGAATGACACGGACGTGTGTGATAGTACTTTGGTGAACCAGGGACAGAACTTCGCTGATCGGAAAGCCGCaaaccaaaatggagatgaATCCTTTGGCAGTTACAGAGGCGGGTCTAGCGAATTCACCCAGGTGGGAAACCCCGGCGGAGGGAACCTATCCGAATTGAATAGCCTCGCTAAGAACCTCAATTTGGAActactaaaaaatttgagaGACACTCTTCAAAATGAAGTGAGCGGAAGTGGAGGCAGTAAGGATAGCTCCAAGGTGAGGAGCAGCGGTCCCAGTTACATCGAGTGCCTTAGTGAGGTGTCCGAAATTAGTGATGACGATGGGGGAGATGAAAGTGATAAGGAGAAGGATAACAGTACCGAGTTGGGAAGAGATAAAAACGCCTTCCCCAAGTGGACTAACAACATGACTGAAATGGAAGAGGCAGCAGGGATGGGTGGAGCCAATGGGACCTCTGCTTCACCCGCTGCTAACGGGGGGGTGGCACTTGGGTATGGCTCAAACCAGGGCCCTTATGGCAAGTCGGACCTAATGCAGAGTCTGTACAGTCTGTACAACAATGGCAGAGTAGGGGATGCAAAACCCAGTGTGTATGGTGCGCTCACTGCGGGTGGATCTGCGAAAGGGGAAGGCATCAACACCTTTGCGCACACGGGAGAGATAAGCAGTAATGATAATGCATATGAGAGGGGTATGAACTATACCTACGGAATTGAAACTGGTCAGTCCCATTTTAATGTAAACACTGATGACGGTAACTCCAACTCGTTTGATGGAAATAGGAAAAACCTCGATGCGCAGAAGGGGGTGGTGTATAGAGAGTATCTTCGCACAGGTGGGGCTGCTACCCCCTTTGGTGAGTCGAATGCAAATCCGAatgtgaaggaagaaattagTGCTGACAAATCAGGTGGAAAGCCATTCCAAGATGGAGCTGAATCAAGCAACAATTATCACCCCTATGGGGATAACCATTTTGTCGAAGAAACGGATGGTAGAgcaggcaaaaaaggggacccgTTTGGAAGCACAAATAATATCGACATGAACGAATTgggagaagaaaacgaagaggaggatgacGAAACGGAACCTTTTGCACAAATGAGAAATGAAGATTTGTTTATTAATTCATATATGCCATACCCTCCAGAAAAATACAGTAGTATGTACGAACTacacgaaataaaaatattatccccTCATATATTGAAGACCAAATTTCacaaggagggaaaaaatagttatCATTCTTCCCTAAAGGATGGCAAGCTAATTCTGCTACTCGATCTAGATAACACATTACTACAGGCAACATcctttgcaaaatttaaCATGGAATTacctttggaaaattttattgatgaaaatggagaacccgaattatataaattctttttaccctattataactttttttattatttaaaatttagaCCCTATGTACgtcaatttttgcaaattctATCTCTATACTACGAACTGTCTATTTATACCAATGCGACTAGAGAATATGCAGATGTAGTTATTGCTATTTTGGATCCCGATAGAACCCTTTTTGCTGATCGAATTGTTGCTAGATGTAGTTCTGCTGatagggaagaaaataaaaacttttcTAAAATTTATCCTAATGTAGACTCCAAGTATATTATCGCTTTTGATGATCGAAAGGACGTTTGGACAGACATTCCACattcacatattttaaaagcagaacattataatttttttgaattaagtaaatatgatataatttctcattttaaagaACCCACTACATGTAAGAAAAGATTCGTTGATATGGATATGCATCTCCATTTTATGACAAAAGTTCTTCTCAAATTacacaaacatttttttgaaagacCACTTGAGGTAGATGTAGGAACACtcatagaaaatattatgttaAGTACATTAAGTAATGTTGGGGTTTATTTTACAGGATTTAGAAAAAACTCTAAAAATTCTCAACATGTACTTTCATCAGACTGTGAAGATAGGCAGAAAGAGATAGCCTTAGAGTTGGGAGCGAAAATTTATACAAATTATGACATGCCTGGAGTTACACACATCATTGCTGCGAAAAATTGCACTGATAATTTAATCAAATCGAAGAAAGCCAATTATAATCATATACAGAAGGTGCATACTTTATGGCTTTACCATTGTAGGGGTACTTTGCAGAGTGGAGATTCTACCTACTTTGATGCAGATGAGTTatgcaaaatttacaataatAAACCGCCACTGCACCCCAAAAAGGATCACTGGTTTTTTGGCAATAAGGATGAAATGAGAAAGCAAGATGATACGAGtgaatgcataaaaattgaaaatccTAAATCCAGAATTTTTTTGGGTACAGGTGAATATACGAATGACGCAGTTATTTGCTCGCCACTTGAACAGATCAACATTAAGTGGATTGAGAAGGAAGTCAAATTAAGGCAAATTTATGACACCCCCGGTGCtgctacttcttcttcccctgttGGGACTGGAGGCGACGGACAGCAGCGCGACAAGGGTGCAATGCGCGAGAGGACCCCCCACAGTGACATGAGCCCCCTTGGTGAACACATGGACGAGGATGACAATTTTGCCTATGAGAACAGCAacgtggaggaggaggagggggaggaagcggaggGCGAGGGCTAG
- a CDS encoding hypothetical protein (putative), which yields MISTTKKIQQANHKMSEPDKKYITVYYCRNGGRNQGKDRKKIPEINEGYVTIEITRMNQRIHPYRKAKNQLIFPKGSSQSSKRRSNANGRDSGINRVGERGRKFLSSCINSFLNENAKWSWTKILLDLVHDTKNRINEKINAFLKVCVLSADYFPNELQINDDTMTMMMSGGTNGSVNYFNAERAKMLLESASVYDKKYTTKGITTQGRFSPSGCLPINGDSFRHANANGLHYIEGVRDNYYAQNITNFNSFNKSLFNHNLWGQSSFFSMRNSGNDSYLPQNWGPPYLHTHSAPPKKQNVKNFYISVVNKKTNVKEVRKISLMEICSSPYFFLCQGFLSDLESYLALNHCLLYLKKNKAELSQIHVNFFSSLIDVDEVNFLEEGVSKSILRHAIRRLTTLFKIPTDDIKSVEFCVYIKGSEQMEILNFTGQNIYRYLIFIFLSSKKGNFLEFPKSGLKIMTMIGNSVIYECSGVGSDSSPGVDSNSDNTAFKFDLSEEKLFFLKVNLKENVDLHQVLVRETGAAATGGKSLPRTATFAELSYAGSPNATYSYNYSPPHVTSNRVNLTSVGFNPVINPFSCVQQNVDTISKEIMQLNMNSMRNLYLKTKTAKNCASPFVMPVSQFSQHPMGDNSPQRC from the exons ATGATAAGCACAACCAAGAAAATACAACAGGCAAATCACAAAATGAGTGAACcagacaaaaaatatatcaccgTGTACTACTGTAGAAATGGAGGAAGGAACCAAGGAAAGGACAGAAAGAAAATTCCAGAAATAAACGAGGGATACGTGACGATAGAAATAACTAGGATGAACCAGAGGATACACCCCTATAGGAAGGCAAAAAACCAGcttatttttccaaagggAAGTTCTCAAAGCAGCAAGCGGAGGAGCAATGCAAATGGGAGGGATAGCGGTATCAACCGAGTTGGGGAGCGCGGGAGGAAGTTCCTGTCGAGCTGCATAAACTCCTTTTTGAATGAAAACGCAAAGTGGAGCTGGACGAAAATATTACTCGACTTGGTGCACGACACAAAAAACAGAATCAACGAAAAGATTAACGCTTTCCTTAAAGTGTGCGTTTTAAGTGCAGATTATTTTCCCAATGAGCTGCAGATAAATGACGAcacgatgacgatgatgatgagtGGGGGGACAAATGGATCCGTGAACTACTTCAACGCAGAACGCGCGAAAATGCTGCTCGAGTCTGCATCTgtgtatgataaaaaatacaccACTAAGGGGATTACAACCCAGGGAAGGTTCTCTCCTTCGGGATGTCTACCAATAAATGGGGACTCCTTCAGACACGCCAATGCTAACGGACTTCATTACATCGAGGGGGTAAGGGACAACTACTATGCTCAGAACATAACCAATTTTAATAGCTTCAACAAATCACTTTTTAACCACAACTTATGGGGTCAGTCaagctttttttccatgcgcAACTCGGGCAATGATTCGTATTTACCGCAAAATTGGGGACCCCCCTACTTGCACACACACTCTGCTCCTccgaaaaaacaaaatgtaaaaaactTCTACATTTCTGtggttaacaaaaaaacgaatgtgAAGGAGGTGAGAAAGATTAGCTTGATGGAAATTTGCAGCTCTCCCTACTTCTTCCTGTGCCAAGGGTTTCTCTCAGACTTGGAGAGCTACTTGGCTTTGAATCACTGCCTTTTGTATCTTAAG AAAAACAAAGCAGAACTGTCGCAGATCCACGTgaacttcttctcctccctaATAGACGTCGACGAAGTCAACTTCCTCGAAGAAGGTGTGTCCAAATCCATCCTCAGACATGCCATTAGAAGACTCACCACATTGTTTAAAATCCCAACTGATGACATAAAATCGGTGGAGTTTTGTGTATACATAAAAGGCAGCGAACAGATGGAGATCCTAAATTTTACCGGACAGAATATTTACAGatatctcatttttatatttttaagcaGCAAAAAGGGTAACTTTTTGGAGTTCCCCAAGAGTGGGCTGAAAATTATGACCATGATTGGGAACTCCGTGATATATGAATGCTCCGGGGTGGGGAGTGATTCCAGTCCGGGGGTAGACTCCAACTCAGACAATACTGCCTTCAAATTCGATCTCTCAGAAGAGAAACTCTTTTTCCTAAAAGTTAACCTCAAGGAGAACGTAGATTTGCACCAAGTGTTAGTAAGAGAAACGGGTGCTGCCGCAACAGGTGGTAAGTCGCTTCCCAGGACTGCCACATTTGCAGAATTGTCCTACGCAGGCTCCCCTAACGCTACTTATTCTTATAATTATTCCCCTCCTCATGTTACCTCCAACCGGGTGAACCTCACTAGCGTCGGCTTTAACCCGGTGATCAATCCATTTTCGTGTGTTCAGCAAAACGTAGACACCATTAGCAAAGAGATAATGCAGCTGAACATGAACAGTATGCGCAACTTATACTTAAAGACGAAGACTGCTAAAAATTGCGCATCCCCTTTTGTCATGCCCGTTTCGCAGTTTTCACAGCACCCAATGGGGGATAACTCCCCCCAAAGGTGCTAA
- a CDS encoding serine/threonine protein phosphatase PP5 (putative), which yields MAFLTEKPNSSVKVEESILSKKETVYTSVREKNVIVKLGSTSNFNEQKIYSRLGSNEEKMINEEGIYSESRNAEEKNQGSKYHGKGANESGGKPCGSQVSTDDNVSNGAGSHEDTDSKERDPDANDESDLLGEDSPEEGRNAEKGASEAANGEASEAANGTPNGTPNGTPNGTPNGADPTVREPQEGKSKEGDPNADAPQTGDSPSEETKRNVSIELLKTCDALKNLGNKYFKENNYLTSLKCYTGAIDLIKKVYEVDNPICMDQLNCVRVDALPNEISVEEEDVKLLQEFYLNSSITKKSEFISMKETDIHIYYTNRSFCHMKLENYGSSIEDIDEAIKINPLYAKAYYRRGCSFLMLSDLKSASDCFQKVLKLTKDKNSEIKLKQCKKLLFEQQFQKAIELEQKMPYYETLVLDSLKIENAKAPIYDRNNLSIDFLQKVADYISVPNQKLNKKCVCAIVLDIIKLLKELPTLVRLNLEEDETLTICGDIHGQFYDLLNIMKINGYPSETNSYLFNGDFVDRGSFSVEVIIFLFLAKLTFPHNVHLTRGNHETDNMNKLYGFLGELQEKYDEKMHVLFSDSFKFLPLAYVLNDTIFICHGGIPSKTDTTLEDIEKIDRNTEPMDEGIMTDLLWSDPNEEKGFKPSKRGIGFSFGTDITESFLKRNNLSLIIRSHEVRDEGYSIEQNGMLYTVFSAPNYCDIMKNKGAFLKFKGRSVKPKCVTFTEVKHPNVPSLKYAHNLYQNI from the exons atggcatttctAACAGAAAAACCTAACAGTAGCGTCAAAGTAGAAGAATCCATTTTAA GTAAGAAAGAAACGGTATATACCTCGGTTAGGGAAAAGAACGTAATTGTAAAATTAGGATCTACGTCAAATtttaatgaacaaaaaatctATAGTCGATTAGGAAgtaacgaagaaaaaatgataaacgAGGAAGGCATATACAGCGAGAGCCGAAATGCGGAAGAGAAAAATCAGGGTAGCAAGTATCATGGGAAAGGCGCGAATGAGAGTGGGGGGAAGCCCTGCGGATCGCAGGTGAGCACCGATGATAATGTTTCTAACGGAGCGGGGTCGCACGAGGACACGGACTCGAAGGAGAGGGACCCGGACGCAAATGACGAGTCGGACTTGCTTGGGGAAGACTCGCCCGAGGAAGGGCGCAATGCGGAAAAGGGGGCTAGCGAAGCGGCAAATGGAGAGGCTAGCGAAGCGGCAAATGGAACGCCTAATGGAACGCCTAATGGAACGCCTAATGGAACGCCTAATGGAGCGGACCCTACTGTGAGGGAGCCCCAAGAGGGGAAATCCAAAGAGGGGGATCCTAATGCGGATGCCCCCCAAACGGGGGACAGCCCTTCCGAGGAGACCAAAAGAAATGTGAGCATCGAGCTGCTCAAAACATGTGACGCCTTGAAAAATCTGGGCAACAAGTACTTCAAAGAGAATAACTATCTAACATCCCTCAAGTGTTACACAGGAGCGATcgatttgataaaaaaggtCTACGAAGTTGACAACCCTATTTGTATGGACCAACTAAACTGCGTAAGGGTGGACGCTTTGCCAAATGAAATCAGCGTAGAAGAGGAGGATGTCAAATTGCTACAAGaattttacctgaacagtaGCATCACAAAAAAGAGTGAATTTATTAGCATGAAAGAAACagacatacatatatactaTACGAATAGATCCTTCTGCCACATGAAGTTAGAAAATTACGGTTCATCCATAGAAGATATTGATGAagctataaaaattaatccTTTGTATGCAAAGGCATACTATAGAAGGGgctgctcctttttaatGCTGTCAGATTTGAAGAGCGCATCTGACTGCTTTCAGAAGGTGTTAAAACTGACAAAGGATAAAAATtcggaaataaaattaaagcagtgtaaaaaattactatTTGAACAACAGTTCCAGAAGGCTATTGAGTTAGAGCAAAAAATGCCCTACTACGAAACGCTGGTGTTGGACTCtctcaaaattgaaaatgcgAAAGCCCCCATTTATGACAGAAACAATTTAAGCATcgattttttacaaaaagttgCAGACTATATAAGTGTGCCCAATCaaaagttaaataaaaaatgcgttTGTGCCATCGTCTTGGATATTATCAAATTGCTCAAGGAGCTACCCACGTTAGTTCGTCTAAATTTAGAAGAAGATGAAACGCTAACCATATGTGGAGATATCCATGGCCAATTTTACGACCTCCtgaatattatgaaaataaatgggtACCCATCGGAAACGAATTCGTATTTGTTTAATGGGGACTTTGTTGATAGAGGAAGCTTCTCTGTTGAagtgattatatttttatttctcgcTAAATTGACCTTCCCTCATAATGTACATTTGACTAGAGGAAATCACGAAACGGATAATATGAACAAGTTGTATGGATTTTTAGGAGAgttacaagaaaaatatgatgagAAGATGCACGTGCTTTTTTCTGATtcgtttaaatttttacccCTAGCTTATGTACTCAATGataccatttttatttgccatGGGGGAATTCCTAGCAAAACAGACACCACTTTGGAGgacattgaaaaaattgacagAAATACGGAACCCATGGATGAAGGCATCATGACCGATTTGTTATGGTCAGacccaaatgaagaaaaaggatttAAGCCCTCCAAGAGGGGAATTGGATTTTCCTTTGGCACTGACATTACCGAGAGCTTCCTTAAAAGGAACAACCTAAGTCTCATAATTAGGTCGCACGAAGTGAGGGATGAGGGCTACTCGATTGAGCAGAATGGCATGCTCTACACCGTTTTTAGTGCCCCTAACTACTGCGACATTATGAAGAACAAGGGCGCGTTTCTGAAGTTCAAGGGGCGGTCCGTCAAGCCCAAGTGCGTCACCTTCACGGAGGTAAAGCACCCCAACGTGCCGTCGCTCAAGTACGCGCACAATTTATACCAGAATATTTAG
- a CDS encoding hypothetical protein (putative): MYKVDYKEDKGKCVVAVSQMRAGYCIVEAHPEIFVPLSVKYMAPRIIDAENKKTDYKTVNICFYCFEKFSKIYCSDVCMELAWKLHRDECEVFKSNIFDKFCPSIIMRMVINSYLSHFNFYEYCGSVTELPKEKYEYFKYPAYIVAVALMSKKKKCFANFEDNESILKNIIEKFVKISKNSLQIIDNELEPAGLAFYKKPVPYFNHSCLSNCVTIFKNQKLFIRTLVDVYPGEELTISYIDIAFDKNTRLAICMDQYFFTCSCKLCKVNVVSECQNIFNTEFVCTHSESCKKCVNNMELILISELERKNCYMNKSQFKNSYPILKKSNEQQHMWKCALCKNEVHDNVIKSLMEKEKETVKETAHLESLFSEKYSYDNKSVLQSLNKIKSKIDYLTTFYHHTRYSLQKMRAKILYISIQLQEFKLAYNIANQYLKSIEVSYGKYSPIYGYYIFLTGKLALFLDLKSEGLSLIHKAKKNIIKTYGPDSPIYKDLEKFLYTNKY; the protein is encoded by the exons ATGTACAAAGTCGACTACAAGGAGGATAAAGGGAAGTGCGTAGTCGCAGTGAGTCAAATGCGAGCGGGGTACTGCATCGTAGAGGCACACCCAGAAATATTCGTCCCGCTGAGTGTGAAGTACATGGCCCCCAGAATCATCGAtgcggaaaataaaaaaacagattaCAAAACAGTTaacatatgtttttattgcTTCGAAAAATTTAGCAAGA TATACTGTAGTGACGTATGTATGGAATTAGCATGGAAGTTGCATAGAGATGAATGTGAAGTATTTAAGTCCAATATCTTTGACAAATTTTGTCCATCCATTATCATGCGGATGGTAATTAATAGCTACCTAAGCCATTTTAACTTTTACGAATACTGTGGAAGCGTAACAGAATTgccaaaggaaaaatacGAGTACTTTAAGTACCCAGCATATATAGTAGCAGTAGCACtgatgagcaaaaaaaaaaaatgttttgccAACTTTGAAGATAATGAGAGCATACTGAAAAATATCATCGagaaatttgtaaaaatttctaaAAATAGTTTGCAGATAATTGACAATGAGTTAGAACCAGCAGGATTggcattttacaaaaaaccTGTTCCCTATTTTAATCACTCATGTTTGAGTAACTGTGTGACTATATTTAAAAACCAAAAGTTATTCATACGAACTTTGGTGGATGTATATCCTGGAGAAGAACTAACCATTAGTTACATCGATATAgcatttgataaaaatacgAGACTAGCCATTTGCATGGATCAGTATTTCTTTACCTGTTCATGTAAGCTATGTAAAGTGAACGTGGTCTCTGAAtgccaaaatatttttaatacagAATTTGTATGTACTCATTCTGagagttgtaaaaaatgtgttaacAATATGGAACTCATTTTGATCTCCGAgttggaaagaaaaaattgttatatgaataaaagtcaatttaaaaattcttatcctattttaaaaaaatcgaacgAGCAACAACATATGTGGAAATGTGCCCTCTGTAAAAACGAAGTGCATGataatgttataaaaagcttgatggagaaggaaaaagaaactgTTAAGGAGACAGCTCATTTGGAGTCTCTTTTCAGTGAAAAATACTCCTACGATAATAAATCTGTGTTACAATCacttaataaaataaaatccaaAATTGATTACTTGACCACTTTTTATCACCACACTAGATATTCActgcaaaaaatgagagcCAAAATTCTTTACATTTCTATACAACTGCAAGAATTTAAGTTAGCATACAACATTGCTAACCAGTACCTCAAATCTATTGAAGTTTCTTATGGGAAATACTCCCCCATTTATGGGTACTATATTTTCTTAACTGGCAAACTTGCCCTCTTTCTTGATCTCAAGTCTGAGGGCCTTAGTTTAATTCACAAAGCCAAAAAGAATATCATAAAAACATACGGACCGGACTCTCCCATTTATAAAGATCTGGAGAAGTTCCTCTACACCAATAAGTACTGA